A window from Neodiprion fabricii isolate iyNeoFabr1 chromosome 2, iyNeoFabr1.1, whole genome shotgun sequence encodes these proteins:
- the LOC124175422 gene encoding sporozoite surface protein 2-like isoform X1: MEFKLFFACIFLYAATVSQINGVEHYEGGAYSTEAHSEYYTTQNQNTQEANHQEAMHQSKCLDVKCNENEVCRMINVQCFAEPCYPVPECVPLNKTTETTKIEESRIDEKSESMNPEMHENYKNPVNPKGPENPTILQGGETSFGAFSIPTESPVGSKYPASAVNPGGPEIPANSEKLNSEIMGNHMNYMNTGPEIISNSGRSENGNNLGGTNKNQNYVNPGGPEIPVNSEKSGNVNNAETAQKNRGYVNPGGPETPANSGKVGNGNNSVSTNKNQSYVNPGGPEIPASSGKSGNENNSAGASKNQSHVNPGGPEIPASSGKSGNGNNSVSTNKNQSYVNPGGPEIPASSGKSGNENNSAGASKNQSHVNPGGPEIPANSGKSGNKNNPAGASENQSHVNPGGSESPASSGKSGNGNNPAGANKNQSHVNHGGPENPSNSAKSENKNNSAGTNKNQSYVNPGGPEIPASSGKSGNGKNSVGTSKNQSYVNPGGPEIPASSGKSGNGKNSEGTSKNQSYVNPGGPEIPASSGKSGSGNNSVGKNKNQSHANPGGPEIPAGSGKSGSKNNSVSAQKNQSYANAESSDTIDDFENSSNESNSEGAHEYEGYENLEDLETPAESENSKNATNLKGANKSESYENSGGSESPADSENDDNETNLEGAKKNETYVNPGGLEIPADSENCHNATTSEDDDKNDSSANPGGPEIPADFGNPNTGKNPVKGARKTKAM; this comes from the exons ATGGAGTTCAAGTTATTTTTCGCGTGCATCTTCTTGTACGCCGCAACCGTTTCGCAAATCAACGGAGTTGAGCATTATGAGGGAGGAGCATACTCAACAGAAGCGCATTCGGAATACTATACGACTCAAAACCAAAATACTCAAGAAGCAAATCATCAGGAGGCGATGCATCAATCGAAATGCTTGGATGTTAAGTGTAACGAAAATGAAGTATGCCGGATGATAAATGTACAATGCTTCGCCGAACCTTGCTATCCAGTCCCGGAATGTGTACCACTAAATAAAAC GACGGAGACAACCAAAATCGAAGAATCAAGAATTGATGAGAAATCGGAGAGTATGAATCCTGAGAtgcatgaaaattataaaaatcctGTGAACCCCAAAGGTCCGGAAAATCCTACAATTTTACAAGGTGGTGAAACCTCTTTCGGTGCTTTCTCGATTCCGACAGAAAGTCCGGTGGGCTCCAAATATCCCGCAAGTGCCGTGAATCCTGGAGGTCCCGAAATTCCCGCTAACTCTGAAAAGTTAAATTCGGAGATTATGGGAAATCATATGAACTACATGAATACCGGTCCAGAAATTATCAGCAACTCTGGAAGATCTGAAAATGGGAATAATTTAGGCGGTACGAACAAAAACCAAAACTACGTGAATCCTGGCGGTCCTGAAATTCCGGTTAACTCTGAAAAATCTGGAAATGTGAATAATGCAGAGACGGCACAAAAAAACCGAGGCTACGTGAATCCTGGAGGTCCTGAAACGCCTGCAAACTCTGGAAAAGttggaaatggaaataattcaGTGAGTACAAACAAAAACCAAAGCTATGTGAATCCTGGTGGTCCTGAAATTCCCGCTAGCTCCGGGAAAtctggaaatgaaaataattcagcggGTGCAAGCAAAAACCAAAGCCACGTAAATCCTGGTGGTCCTGAAATTCCTGCAAGCTCTGGAAAATCtggaaatggaaataattcaGTGAGTACAAACAAAAACCAAAGCTATGTGAATCCTGGTGGTCCTGAAATTCCCGCTAGCTCCGGGAAAtctggaaatgaaaataattcagcggGTGCAAGCAAAAACCAAAGCCACGTAAATCCTGGTGGTCCTGAAATTCCTGCTAACTCCGGGAAatctggaaataaaaataatccagcGGGTGCAAGCGAAAACCAAAGCCACGTAAATCCTGGTGGTTCTGAAAGTCCTGCAAGCTCTGGCAAATCTGGAAATGGAAATAATCCAGCGGGTGCAAACAAAAACCAAAGTCACGTGAATCATGGTGGTCCTGAAAATCCTTCTAATTCtgcaaaatctgaaaataaaaataattcagcggGTACAAACAAAAACCAAAGCTACGTAAATCCTGGTGGTCCTGAAATTCCTGCTAGTTCCGGAAAGTCTggaaatgggaaaaattcagtagGTACAAGCAAAAACCAAAGCTACGTAAATCCTGGTGGTCCTGAAATTCCTGCTAGTTCCGGAAAGTCTggaaatgggaaaaattcaGAAGGTACAAGCAAAAACCAAAGCTACGTGAATCCTGGAGGTCCTGAAATTCCTGCTAGTTCCGGTAAATCTGGAAGTGGAAATAATTCAGtgggtaaaaacaaaaaccaaagCCACGCAAATCCTGGTGGTCCTGAAATTCCCGCTGGCTCCGGAAAATccggaagtaaaaataattcagtgagCGCACAAAAAAACCAAAGTTACGCTAACGCGGAAAGTTCTGACACTATCGatgactttgaaaattcaagtaatgaATCAAATTCCGAGGGTGCACACGAATACGAAGGTTACGAAAATCTTGAGGATCTTGAAACTCCCGCTGAATCTGAAAACTCCAAGAACGCAACAAATCTAAAGGGTGCAAACAAAAGCGAAAGCTACGAAAATTCTGGAGGATCTGAAAGTCCCGCTGACTCTGAAAACGACGACAACGAAACAAATCTGGAGGGTGCCAAGAAAAACGAAACCTACGTGAATCCTGGAGGTCTTGAAATTCCCGCGGACTCTGAAAACTGTCATAATGCAACAACTTCAGAGGATGACGACAAAAACGATAGCTCCGCGAATCCTGGAGGTCCTGAAATT
- the LOC124175422 gene encoding sporozoite surface protein 2-like isoform X3, whose amino-acid sequence MEFKLFFACIFLYAATVSQINGVEHYEGGAYSTEAHSEYYTTQNQNTQEANHQEAMHQSKCLDVKCNENEVCRMINVQCFAEPCYPVPECVPLNKTTETTKIEESRIDEKSESMNPEMHENYKNPVNPKGPENPTILQGGETSFGAFSIPTESPVGSKYPASAVNPGGPEIPANSEKLNSEIMGNHMNYMNTGPEIISNSGRSENGNNLGGTNKNQNYVNPGGPEIPVNSEKSGNVNNAETAQKNRGYVNPGGPETPANSGKVGNGNNSVSTNKNQSYVNPGGPEIPASSGKSGNENNSAGASKNQSHVNPGGPEIPASSGKSGNENNSAGASKNQSHVNPGGPEIPANSGKSGNKNNPAGASENQSHVNPGGSESPASSGKSGNGNNPAGANKNQSHVNHGGPENPSNSAKSENKNNSAGTNKNQSYVNPGGPEIPASSGKSGNGKNSVGTSKNQSYVNPGGPEIPASSGKSGNGKNSEGTSKNQSYVNPGGPEIPASSGKSGSGNNSVGKNKNQSHANPGGPEIPAGSGKSGSKNNSVSAQKNQSYANAESSDTIDDFENSSNESNSEGAHEYEGYENLEDLETPAESENSKNATNLKGANKSESYENSGGSESPADSENDDNETNLEGAKKNETYVNPGGLEIPADSENCHNATTSEDDDKNDSSANPGGPEIPADFGNPNTGKNPVKGARKTKAM is encoded by the exons ATGGAGTTCAAGTTATTTTTCGCGTGCATCTTCTTGTACGCCGCAACCGTTTCGCAAATCAACGGAGTTGAGCATTATGAGGGAGGAGCATACTCAACAGAAGCGCATTCGGAATACTATACGACTCAAAACCAAAATACTCAAGAAGCAAATCATCAGGAGGCGATGCATCAATCGAAATGCTTGGATGTTAAGTGTAACGAAAATGAAGTATGCCGGATGATAAATGTACAATGCTTCGCCGAACCTTGCTATCCAGTCCCGGAATGTGTACCACTAAATAAAAC GACGGAGACAACCAAAATCGAAGAATCAAGAATTGATGAGAAATCGGAGAGTATGAATCCTGAGAtgcatgaaaattataaaaatcctGTGAACCCCAAAGGTCCGGAAAATCCTACAATTTTACAAGGTGGTGAAACCTCTTTCGGTGCTTTCTCGATTCCGACAGAAAGTCCGGTGGGCTCCAAATATCCCGCAAGTGCCGTGAATCCTGGAGGTCCCGAAATTCCCGCTAACTCTGAAAAGTTAAATTCGGAGATTATGGGAAATCATATGAACTACATGAATACCGGTCCAGAAATTATCAGCAACTCTGGAAGATCTGAAAATGGGAATAATTTAGGCGGTACGAACAAAAACCAAAACTACGTGAATCCTGGCGGTCCTGAAATTCCGGTTAACTCTGAAAAATCTGGAAATGTGAATAATGCAGAGACGGCACAAAAAAACCGAGGCTACGTGAATCCTGGAGGTCCTGAAACGCCTGCAAACTCTGGAAAAGttggaaatggaaataattcaGTGAGTACAAACAAAAACCAAAGCTATGTGAATCCTGGTGGTCCTGAAATTCCCGCTAGCTCCGGGAAAtctggaaatgaaaataattcagcggGTGCAAGCAAAAACCAAAGCCAC GTGAATCCTGGTGGTCCTGAAATTCCCGCTAGCTCCGGGAAAtctggaaatgaaaataattcagcggGTGCAAGCAAAAACCAAAGCCACGTAAATCCTGGTGGTCCTGAAATTCCTGCTAACTCCGGGAAatctggaaataaaaataatccagcGGGTGCAAGCGAAAACCAAAGCCACGTAAATCCTGGTGGTTCTGAAAGTCCTGCAAGCTCTGGCAAATCTGGAAATGGAAATAATCCAGCGGGTGCAAACAAAAACCAAAGTCACGTGAATCATGGTGGTCCTGAAAATCCTTCTAATTCtgcaaaatctgaaaataaaaataattcagcggGTACAAACAAAAACCAAAGCTACGTAAATCCTGGTGGTCCTGAAATTCCTGCTAGTTCCGGAAAGTCTggaaatgggaaaaattcagtagGTACAAGCAAAAACCAAAGCTACGTAAATCCTGGTGGTCCTGAAATTCCTGCTAGTTCCGGAAAGTCTggaaatgggaaaaattcaGAAGGTACAAGCAAAAACCAAAGCTACGTGAATCCTGGAGGTCCTGAAATTCCTGCTAGTTCCGGTAAATCTGGAAGTGGAAATAATTCAGtgggtaaaaacaaaaaccaaagCCACGCAAATCCTGGTGGTCCTGAAATTCCCGCTGGCTCCGGAAAATccggaagtaaaaataattcagtgagCGCACAAAAAAACCAAAGTTACGCTAACGCGGAAAGTTCTGACACTATCGatgactttgaaaattcaagtaatgaATCAAATTCCGAGGGTGCACACGAATACGAAGGTTACGAAAATCTTGAGGATCTTGAAACTCCCGCTGAATCTGAAAACTCCAAGAACGCAACAAATCTAAAGGGTGCAAACAAAAGCGAAAGCTACGAAAATTCTGGAGGATCTGAAAGTCCCGCTGACTCTGAAAACGACGACAACGAAACAAATCTGGAGGGTGCCAAGAAAAACGAAACCTACGTGAATCCTGGAGGTCTTGAAATTCCCGCGGACTCTGAAAACTGTCATAATGCAACAACTTCAGAGGATGACGACAAAAACGATAGCTCCGCGAATCCTGGAGGTCCTGAAATT
- the LOC124175422 gene encoding sporozoite surface protein 2-like isoform X2, which produces MEFKLFFACIFLYAATVSQINGVEHYEGGAYSTEAHSEYYTTQNQNTQEANHQEAMHQSKCLDVKCNENEVCRMINVQCFAEPCYPVPECVPLNKTTETTKIEESRIDEKSESMNPEMHENYKNPVNPKGPENPTILQGGETSFGAFSIPTESPVGSKYPASAVNPGGPEIPANSEKLNSEIMGNHMNYMNTGPEIISNSGRSENGNNLGGTNKNQNYVNPGGPEIPVNSEKSGNVNNAETAQKNRGYVNPGGPETPANSGKVGNGNNSVSTNKNQSYVNPGGPEIPASSGKSGNENNSAGASKNQSHVNPGGPEIPASSGKSGNGNNSVSTNKNQSYVNPGGPEIPASSGKSGNENNSAGASKNQSHVNPGGPEIPANSGKSGNKNNPAGASENQSHVNPGGSESPASSGKSGNGNNPAGANKNQSYVNPGGPEIPASSGKSGNGKNSVGTSKNQSYVNPGGPEIPASSGKSGNGKNSEGTSKNQSYVNPGGPEIPASSGKSGSGNNSVGKNKNQSHANPGGPEIPAGSGKSGSKNNSVSAQKNQSYANAESSDTIDDFENSSNESNSEGAHEYEGYENLEDLETPAESENSKNATNLKGANKSESYENSGGSESPADSENDDNETNLEGAKKNETYVNPGGLEIPADSENCHNATTSEDDDKNDSSANPGGPEIPADFGNPNTGKNPVKGARKTKAM; this is translated from the exons ATGGAGTTCAAGTTATTTTTCGCGTGCATCTTCTTGTACGCCGCAACCGTTTCGCAAATCAACGGAGTTGAGCATTATGAGGGAGGAGCATACTCAACAGAAGCGCATTCGGAATACTATACGACTCAAAACCAAAATACTCAAGAAGCAAATCATCAGGAGGCGATGCATCAATCGAAATGCTTGGATGTTAAGTGTAACGAAAATGAAGTATGCCGGATGATAAATGTACAATGCTTCGCCGAACCTTGCTATCCAGTCCCGGAATGTGTACCACTAAATAAAAC GACGGAGACAACCAAAATCGAAGAATCAAGAATTGATGAGAAATCGGAGAGTATGAATCCTGAGAtgcatgaaaattataaaaatcctGTGAACCCCAAAGGTCCGGAAAATCCTACAATTTTACAAGGTGGTGAAACCTCTTTCGGTGCTTTCTCGATTCCGACAGAAAGTCCGGTGGGCTCCAAATATCCCGCAAGTGCCGTGAATCCTGGAGGTCCCGAAATTCCCGCTAACTCTGAAAAGTTAAATTCGGAGATTATGGGAAATCATATGAACTACATGAATACCGGTCCAGAAATTATCAGCAACTCTGGAAGATCTGAAAATGGGAATAATTTAGGCGGTACGAACAAAAACCAAAACTACGTGAATCCTGGCGGTCCTGAAATTCCGGTTAACTCTGAAAAATCTGGAAATGTGAATAATGCAGAGACGGCACAAAAAAACCGAGGCTACGTGAATCCTGGAGGTCCTGAAACGCCTGCAAACTCTGGAAAAGttggaaatggaaataattcaGTGAGTACAAACAAAAACCAAAGCTATGTGAATCCTGGTGGTCCTGAAATTCCCGCTAGCTCCGGGAAAtctggaaatgaaaataattcagcggGTGCAAGCAAAAACCAAAGCCACGTAAATCCTGGTGGTCCTGAAATTCCTGCAAGCTCTGGAAAATCtggaaatggaaataattcaGTGAGTACAAACAAAAACCAAAGCTATGTGAATCCTGGTGGTCCTGAAATTCCCGCTAGCTCCGGGAAAtctggaaatgaaaataattcagcggGTGCAAGCAAAAACCAAAGCCACGTAAATCCTGGTGGTCCTGAAATTCCTGCTAACTCCGGGAAatctggaaataaaaataatccagcGGGTGCAAGCGAAAACCAAAGCCACGTAAATCCTGGTGGTTCTGAAAGTCCTGCAAGCTCTGGCAAATCTGGAAATGGAAATAATCCAGCGGGTGCAAACAAAAACCAAA GCTACGTAAATCCTGGTGGTCCTGAAATTCCTGCTAGTTCCGGAAAGTCTggaaatgggaaaaattcagtagGTACAAGCAAAAACCAAAGCTACGTAAATCCTGGTGGTCCTGAAATTCCTGCTAGTTCCGGAAAGTCTggaaatgggaaaaattcaGAAGGTACAAGCAAAAACCAAAGCTACGTGAATCCTGGAGGTCCTGAAATTCCTGCTAGTTCCGGTAAATCTGGAAGTGGAAATAATTCAGtgggtaaaaacaaaaaccaaagCCACGCAAATCCTGGTGGTCCTGAAATTCCCGCTGGCTCCGGAAAATccggaagtaaaaataattcagtgagCGCACAAAAAAACCAAAGTTACGCTAACGCGGAAAGTTCTGACACTATCGatgactttgaaaattcaagtaatgaATCAAATTCCGAGGGTGCACACGAATACGAAGGTTACGAAAATCTTGAGGATCTTGAAACTCCCGCTGAATCTGAAAACTCCAAGAACGCAACAAATCTAAAGGGTGCAAACAAAAGCGAAAGCTACGAAAATTCTGGAGGATCTGAAAGTCCCGCTGACTCTGAAAACGACGACAACGAAACAAATCTGGAGGGTGCCAAGAAAAACGAAACCTACGTGAATCCTGGAGGTCTTGAAATTCCCGCGGACTCTGAAAACTGTCATAATGCAACAACTTCAGAGGATGACGACAAAAACGATAGCTCCGCGAATCCTGGAGGTCCTGAAATT
- the LOC124175422 gene encoding sporozoite surface protein 2-like isoform X4 produces the protein MEFKLFFACIFLYAATVSQINGVEHYEGGAYSTEAHSEYYTTQNQNTQEANHQEAMHQSKCLDVKCNENEVCRMINVQCFAEPCYPVPECVPLNKTTETTKIEESRIDEKSESMNPEMHENYKNPVNPKGPENPTILQGGETSFGAFSIPTESPVGSKYPASAVNPGGPEIPANSEKLNSEIMGNHMNYMNTGPEIISNSGRSENGNNLGGTNKNQNYVNPGGPEIPVNSEKSGNVNNAETAQKNRGYVNPGGPETPANSGKVGNGNNSVSTNKNQSYVNPGGPEIPASSGKSGNENNSAGASKNQSHVNPGGPEIPASSGKSGNGNNSVSTNKNQSYVNPGGPEIPASSGKSGNENNSAGASKNQSHVNPGGPEIPANSGKSGNKNNPAGASENQSHVNPGGSESPASSGKSGNGNNPAGANKNQSYVNPGGPEIPASSGKSGSGNNSVGKNKNQSHANPGGPEIPAGSGKSGSKNNSVSAQKNQSYANAESSDTIDDFENSSNESNSEGAHEYEGYENLEDLETPAESENSKNATNLKGANKSESYENSGGSESPADSENDDNETNLEGAKKNETYVNPGGLEIPADSENCHNATTSEDDDKNDSSANPGGPEIPADFGNPNTGKNPVKGARKTKAM, from the exons ATGGAGTTCAAGTTATTTTTCGCGTGCATCTTCTTGTACGCCGCAACCGTTTCGCAAATCAACGGAGTTGAGCATTATGAGGGAGGAGCATACTCAACAGAAGCGCATTCGGAATACTATACGACTCAAAACCAAAATACTCAAGAAGCAAATCATCAGGAGGCGATGCATCAATCGAAATGCTTGGATGTTAAGTGTAACGAAAATGAAGTATGCCGGATGATAAATGTACAATGCTTCGCCGAACCTTGCTATCCAGTCCCGGAATGTGTACCACTAAATAAAAC GACGGAGACAACCAAAATCGAAGAATCAAGAATTGATGAGAAATCGGAGAGTATGAATCCTGAGAtgcatgaaaattataaaaatcctGTGAACCCCAAAGGTCCGGAAAATCCTACAATTTTACAAGGTGGTGAAACCTCTTTCGGTGCTTTCTCGATTCCGACAGAAAGTCCGGTGGGCTCCAAATATCCCGCAAGTGCCGTGAATCCTGGAGGTCCCGAAATTCCCGCTAACTCTGAAAAGTTAAATTCGGAGATTATGGGAAATCATATGAACTACATGAATACCGGTCCAGAAATTATCAGCAACTCTGGAAGATCTGAAAATGGGAATAATTTAGGCGGTACGAACAAAAACCAAAACTACGTGAATCCTGGCGGTCCTGAAATTCCGGTTAACTCTGAAAAATCTGGAAATGTGAATAATGCAGAGACGGCACAAAAAAACCGAGGCTACGTGAATCCTGGAGGTCCTGAAACGCCTGCAAACTCTGGAAAAGttggaaatggaaataattcaGTGAGTACAAACAAAAACCAAAGCTATGTGAATCCTGGTGGTCCTGAAATTCCCGCTAGCTCCGGGAAAtctggaaatgaaaataattcagcggGTGCAAGCAAAAACCAAAGCCACGTAAATCCTGGTGGTCCTGAAATTCCTGCAAGCTCTGGAAAATCtggaaatggaaataattcaGTGAGTACAAACAAAAACCAAAGCTATGTGAATCCTGGTGGTCCTGAAATTCCCGCTAGCTCCGGGAAAtctggaaatgaaaataattcagcggGTGCAAGCAAAAACCAAAGCCACGTAAATCCTGGTGGTCCTGAAATTCCTGCTAACTCCGGGAAatctggaaataaaaataatccagcGGGTGCAAGCGAAAACCAAAGCCACGTAAATCCTGGTGGTTCTGAAAGTCCTGCAAGCTCTGGCAAATCTGGAAATGGAAATAATCCAGCGGGTGCAAACAAAAACCAAA GCTACGTGAATCCTGGAGGTCCTGAAATTCCTGCTAGTTCCGGTAAATCTGGAAGTGGAAATAATTCAGtgggtaaaaacaaaaaccaaagCCACGCAAATCCTGGTGGTCCTGAAATTCCCGCTGGCTCCGGAAAATccggaagtaaaaataattcagtgagCGCACAAAAAAACCAAAGTTACGCTAACGCGGAAAGTTCTGACACTATCGatgactttgaaaattcaagtaatgaATCAAATTCCGAGGGTGCACACGAATACGAAGGTTACGAAAATCTTGAGGATCTTGAAACTCCCGCTGAATCTGAAAACTCCAAGAACGCAACAAATCTAAAGGGTGCAAACAAAAGCGAAAGCTACGAAAATTCTGGAGGATCTGAAAGTCCCGCTGACTCTGAAAACGACGACAACGAAACAAATCTGGAGGGTGCCAAGAAAAACGAAACCTACGTGAATCCTGGAGGTCTTGAAATTCCCGCGGACTCTGAAAACTGTCATAATGCAACAACTTCAGAGGATGACGACAAAAACGATAGCTCCGCGAATCCTGGAGGTCCTGAAATT